The following proteins are co-located in the Bacillus pumilus genome:
- a CDS encoding metal ABC transporter solute-binding protein, Zn/Mn family, protein MKKIFFILTAALFAIGLTACSSSAGTNASKGNADGKLTIYTTIFPIQDFTEKIGGSHVHAQSVYPANADAHSFEPSSKTMVEMAEGDAFIYSGTGAEAFADKTAATLKDQGVKTVKAAEGIKLLSTKEEHAHEEGDDHDHEGEDHDHDGHDHGDKDPHAWLDPVYAQQMAKNIKETLVSLDPDHKDEYTKNYEKLKKELQSLDQEFKTTLSKAKHKEILVSHAAYGYWEKRYGIEQISVLGLSASEEPSQKQLQNIVQQAEKHHIQYVIFENNVSSKVSDTIRSEIGAKSLTLKNLESITEDDAKNGESYVSLMKQNLNTLKTALND, encoded by the coding sequence ATGAAAAAAATCTTTTTTATTTTAACAGCTGCTTTATTCGCGATCGGTCTTACCGCTTGCTCAAGCAGTGCGGGGACAAATGCTTCAAAAGGAAATGCAGACGGGAAATTAACCATTTATACCACGATCTTCCCAATTCAAGATTTCACTGAAAAAATTGGCGGCTCTCACGTTCATGCTCAAAGTGTGTACCCTGCCAATGCAGATGCACATAGCTTTGAACCAAGTTCAAAAACGATGGTTGAAATGGCTGAAGGTGACGCCTTTATTTACAGCGGTACAGGTGCTGAAGCATTCGCTGACAAAACAGCTGCTACATTAAAAGACCAAGGCGTGAAAACTGTCAAAGCTGCTGAAGGCATCAAACTGTTATCGACAAAAGAAGAACATGCACATGAAGAAGGCGACGACCACGATCATGAAGGTGAAGATCATGACCATGATGGACACGATCACGGGGATAAAGATCCGCATGCATGGTTAGACCCTGTCTATGCGCAGCAAATGGCGAAAAACATTAAAGAAACACTCGTTTCGTTAGATCCAGATCATAAAGATGAATACACAAAAAACTATGAAAAATTAAAAAAAGAATTACAATCTTTAGATCAAGAATTCAAAACAACGTTATCTAAAGCAAAACATAAAGAAATTCTTGTTTCTCACGCAGCTTACGGTTATTGGGAAAAGCGCTATGGTATTGAGCAGATCAGTGTATTAGGACTCTCCGCTTCTGAAGAGCCTTCACAAAAGCAGCTCCAAAATATTGTACAACAGGCAGAAAAGCATCACATTCAATATGTGATTTTTGAAAATAACGTCAGCAGTAAAGTCTCAGATACGATCCGCAGTGAAATTGGGGCAAAAAGCCTCACACTCAAAAATCTAGAATCCATTACTGAAGATGATGCCAAAAATGGCGAAAGCTACGTCAGCTTAATGAAACAAAATTTAAACACCTTAAAAACCGCTTTAAATGATTAA
- a CDS encoding type B 50S ribosomal protein L31: MKRDIHPTSHEVVFMDVNSGYRFLSRSTKTSHETVEWEDGKTYPVIKVETSSDTHPFYTGRQKFGEKGGRAEQFKKKYQM; encoded by the coding sequence TTGAAAAGAGATATTCATCCAACCTCACATGAAGTTGTATTTATGGACGTAAACAGCGGTTATCGCTTCTTAAGTAGATCAACAAAGACATCACATGAGACCGTAGAGTGGGAAGATGGGAAGACTTATCCTGTCATTAAAGTAGAGACAAGCTCTGATACGCACCCATTTTATACAGGACGCCAGAAATTCGGAGAAAAAGGCGGCAGAGCGGAGCAATTTAAGAAAAAATATCAAATGTAA
- a CDS encoding cytochrome ubiquinol oxidase subunit I, with translation MTDLVLARSLFGTTMGFHIIYASLGVGIPLMILLAELIFQKTKDPHYAVMAKRWTKAQAVLLGVAIPTGTIAGTQLALLWPGFMEVIGKVMSLPFQIEIYAFFIEALFMSIYVYAADRLSPAMRIITVIFVVIGAAASAILITNVHAFEGTPAGFQMVNGEITNIEPWKAFFNPSFVVTATHVVLSAFTTGAFVIASVAAFKMLKTRKNEKLYSFHRKALFLGLIVGGLFSFLTALNGHESAQLLYEYQPEKLAGAEGLFETQSHAPLAIGGFTDVDSQEIKGAIEIPWALSFLAGNSFDTVVKGLNDFPRDEWPPLFIHTLFNGMVIIGSVLILFAVLALLYRKILKREHYPKWLLFLYLFGGPLSLLAIEFGWIFACTGRQPWVIYRMLKTSEVVTSSGSIGTLFILFAIVYLILGIATVIVLTYYFRKHSIEEDLRLTES, from the coding sequence TTGACTGATCTCGTTTTAGCTAGAAGCCTGTTCGGCACAACAATGGGCTTTCATATTATTTATGCCTCGCTTGGCGTCGGAATCCCGCTAATGATTTTATTAGCTGAACTCATCTTCCAAAAAACGAAAGACCCGCATTATGCAGTCATGGCCAAGCGGTGGACAAAGGCACAGGCTGTCCTATTAGGCGTCGCCATTCCAACTGGTACCATTGCCGGTACGCAGCTTGCCCTTCTATGGCCGGGTTTTATGGAGGTTATCGGAAAGGTCATGTCACTTCCATTTCAGATTGAAATCTATGCTTTTTTTATTGAAGCATTATTTATGTCTATTTATGTGTACGCAGCGGATCGCCTCTCACCTGCTATGCGCATCATTACCGTTATTTTTGTTGTGATCGGCGCAGCCGCTTCAGCAATTCTGATTACAAACGTACATGCTTTTGAAGGAACACCTGCTGGCTTTCAGATGGTCAATGGAGAAATCACAAATATTGAGCCTTGGAAGGCCTTTTTCAATCCAAGTTTTGTTGTGACCGCTACACATGTCGTGCTGTCTGCTTTTACAACAGGTGCCTTTGTGATTGCTTCAGTGGCTGCTTTTAAAATGCTCAAAACAAGAAAGAATGAGAAGCTCTATTCGTTTCATCGAAAAGCCCTTTTTCTTGGACTCATTGTAGGTGGACTTTTCTCTTTTCTTACAGCTTTAAACGGTCACGAATCCGCTCAGCTCCTGTATGAATATCAGCCTGAAAAGTTAGCGGGTGCAGAAGGTTTATTTGAAACCCAATCACACGCGCCTCTTGCAATAGGTGGTTTTACTGATGTCGATTCGCAGGAAATTAAAGGTGCTATAGAAATCCCTTGGGCCCTTAGTTTTCTCGCAGGAAATAGCTTTGATACAGTGGTCAAAGGCTTAAATGATTTTCCTAGAGACGAGTGGCCGCCTTTATTTATTCACACGTTATTTAACGGAATGGTCATTATTGGATCAGTGCTCATTCTATTTGCTGTGTTAGCACTGCTCTACCGTAAAATTTTAAAACGTGAACATTATCCGAAGTGGCTCCTTTTTCTTTACTTATTCGGCGGACCACTTAGTCTTTTGGCCATTGAATTCGGCTGGATCTTTGCATGTACAGGCCGCCAGCCATGGGTCATTTATCGAATGCTCAAAACCTCAGAGGTCGTCACGTCATCAGGCTCTATTGGGACACTCTTCATCCTTTTTGCCATTGTCTATCTCATTTTAGGCATAGCAACCGTTATTGTACTAACGTACTACTTTAGAAAACATTCAATTGAAGAAGACCTACGGTTAACAGAATCTTAA
- a CDS encoding cytochrome d ubiquinol oxidase subunit II — protein sequence MDVTTDALIAITILWGFVFIYAVMASMDFGAGFWSMIYMNREQTKAANIANKYLSPTWEVTNVFIVAIVVALFSLFPGATFVLGTVLLIPGSIILLLLALRSGFLVFSHSLPKKYRKAVTYISGISGFIIPSILIMVLPITHGGFIFQENNVYSLDLGLVFTSANVYSFVGFAIFSTLFLSSLLLADFSNVADENEAYSIYRRGALITGPLSLMMALFIMLTLRSEANWLFSKMMENIPILLVSLLMFLLAGLALFIPNSRFKHRKGRPRLAVIAITIQYFLASYVYGRAHLPYMAYPDITIMSGFTDPVTFRALFITYIVGFIILFPGFYLFWKLFMKDKRYIRQED from the coding sequence ATGGATGTTACAACTGATGCGCTTATTGCAATCACCATCTTATGGGGATTCGTTTTTATCTACGCAGTGATGGCATCAATGGATTTCGGCGCAGGATTTTGGTCGATGATTTATATGAATAGAGAGCAAACAAAGGCCGCTAATATTGCAAATAAGTACCTCTCTCCAACATGGGAAGTGACAAACGTATTCATTGTGGCCATCGTCGTCGCATTGTTTAGCCTGTTTCCAGGCGCAACCTTTGTGCTTGGCACCGTTTTATTAATACCGGGCAGCATCATTTTATTGCTTCTTGCACTGCGAAGCGGGTTTCTCGTATTTTCTCATTCACTGCCTAAAAAATACCGGAAAGCCGTCACATACATTTCAGGGATTAGCGGCTTTATCATTCCGTCCATCCTCATCATGGTTCTCCCGATTACCCATGGTGGATTTATCTTTCAGGAGAACAACGTCTACTCGTTAGATCTAGGACTGGTCTTTACAAGTGCAAATGTCTATTCCTTCGTGGGCTTTGCGATTTTCAGCACCCTTTTTCTCTCATCTTTGCTTTTAGCTGATTTCTCTAATGTGGCAGATGAAAACGAAGCCTACAGCATTTATAGAAGGGGAGCACTCATTACGGGTCCACTTTCTCTCATGATGGCCCTCTTTATCATGCTGACACTACGAAGCGAGGCCAATTGGCTGTTCTCAAAAATGATGGAGAACATCCCAATTCTTCTTGTTTCCCTGCTCATGTTTTTGCTTGCGGGATTGGCTCTATTTATACCAAACAGCCGATTTAAGCATCGGAAAGGGAGACCACGTTTAGCCGTCATTGCGATTACCATTCAATATTTCTTAGCAAGCTATGTGTATGGACGTGCTCATTTGCCCTATATGGCTTATCCAGATATTACAATCATGTCTGGATTTACAGACCCTGTCACATTTAGGGCATTATTTATAACGTATATTGTAGGTTTCATCATCTTATTTCCTGGGTTCTATCTCTTCTGGAAATTGTTTATGAAGGATAAGCGCTATATTCGCCAGGAAGATTAA
- a CDS encoding DUF1540 domain-containing protein, translated as MSQKILCEVNNCSYWNDGNRCGADAIYVVSHTGNTAAKSEETDCKTFKPQDL; from the coding sequence ATGAGTCAAAAAATCCTTTGTGAAGTAAATAACTGTTCCTATTGGAATGATGGAAATCGCTGTGGAGCAGATGCAATCTATGTCGTCAGCCACACAGGAAATACGGCTGCGAAAAGTGAAGAAACTGATTGTAAAACGTTTAAACCACAAGATCTTTAA
- the menC gene encoding o-succinylbenzoate synthase has product MIQIERVILYHVTMKLKQPFTTSLGTISEREFIIVEVKDQTGLTGWGEVSAFSSPWYTEETIETCYHMLRAFFIPNVLTRSFTHPSEIPDSLYHFKGNRMAKAGIEAAVWDIYAKRENKSLRDVLGGKKERIPSGVVAGLGPIDEMLQQIQQYVDQGYQRVKVKIKPGQDIGLLQKIRESFPDLPLMADANSAYELKDISKLKQLDDIRLLMIEQPLAADDIVDHRHLQKHLKTPICLDESICSLDDARKAVELGSCQIINVKPSRVGGLTEALKIHAFCKEHQIPLWCGGMIETGISRAQNVALASLPQFTIPGDISASSKYWEQDIIFPEIKVENGFIEVPRSPGMGVEVDYQALRSFSDKIDVFTKHDFVK; this is encoded by the coding sequence ATGATTCAAATTGAACGAGTGATATTATATCATGTCACGATGAAGCTCAAGCAGCCATTTACAACAAGTTTAGGAACAATCTCAGAGCGTGAGTTTATTATTGTCGAGGTAAAAGATCAAACAGGATTGACTGGGTGGGGAGAGGTGTCTGCCTTCTCTTCCCCGTGGTATACAGAAGAAACAATCGAAACCTGTTATCACATGCTAAGGGCTTTCTTTATTCCAAACGTGCTGACGCGTTCTTTTACACACCCTTCAGAAATTCCAGACAGCTTGTACCACTTTAAAGGCAATAGAATGGCCAAAGCGGGAATTGAAGCGGCTGTTTGGGATATTTATGCGAAGCGTGAGAATAAGTCCTTACGCGACGTATTAGGCGGCAAGAAAGAGAGAATTCCATCTGGTGTTGTGGCGGGTTTAGGACCCATTGATGAAATGCTTCAGCAAATTCAGCAATATGTTGACCAAGGCTACCAGCGTGTGAAGGTGAAGATTAAGCCGGGACAAGATATTGGACTCCTTCAAAAGATAAGAGAGTCTTTCCCTGATCTTCCGTTAATGGCGGATGCAAACTCTGCCTATGAATTAAAGGATATTAGTAAACTGAAGCAGCTTGATGACATTCGATTATTAATGATTGAACAGCCTTTAGCTGCAGATGATATTGTGGATCATCGTCATTTGCAAAAGCATTTAAAAACACCTATTTGTTTGGATGAAAGCATTTGTTCTTTAGACGATGCCCGAAAAGCTGTAGAACTAGGCAGCTGTCAGATTATTAATGTGAAGCCTTCACGAGTTGGTGGGCTGACAGAAGCACTTAAAATTCATGCGTTTTGTAAGGAGCATCAAATTCCGTTATGGTGCGGGGGGATGATTGAAACAGGCATTTCCCGTGCGCAGAACGTGGCACTTGCTTCGCTTCCGCAATTTACAATCCCAGGTGATATTTCAGCTTCGTCAAAATACTGGGAGCAGGATATCATTTTTCCTGAAATCAAAGTTGAAAACGGGTTTATTGAGGTTCCTCGTTCACCAGGAATGGGTGTGGAAGTTGATTATCAAGCGCTCCGTTCTTTCTCAGATAAAATTGACGTGTTCACAAAACATGATTTTGTAAAATGA
- a CDS encoding o-succinylbenzoate--CoA ligase has translation MMKQPNWLLHRAYLTPDRVALIYQDKKWTFRELAFEVDELANRLARTSLKKGETVALLMNNHPQMVMLVHACFLLGLKIVLLNNKLTKTERLYQLVDSKAKVLLTEPVYAKDHDGDLPVYTMETLPEADQDHEKKIEKDFDLNETATIMYTSGTTGRPKGVEQTFGNHFHSAVSSALNVGIRENDRWLIALPLFHISGLSALFKSVIYGMTVVLHQKFDVDEIKDSIEQHRVTMISVVQTMLSRLLSRLEECPSSLRCLLLGGGPAPYAMLQESKEKGFPVFQSYGMTETCSQIVTLAPEFSVEKLGSAGKPLFGCELKIQSGERTCRPFEHGEIMVKGANVMKGYLHREEETAAVFDQDWLKTGDIGYVDEEGFLFVLDRRSDLIISGGENIYPAEIEAVLLTHPYVKEAGVTGIYDDRWGEVPAAFLVTDHKIPENELYALCQSHLAKYKWPAAFHFVDELPRNASNKLQRHRLRIKGVFLDDSN, from the coding sequence ATGATGAAGCAACCCAATTGGCTGCTGCACCGTGCCTATTTAACGCCAGACCGAGTCGCGCTCATTTATCAAGATAAAAAGTGGACATTTCGCGAATTAGCCTTTGAAGTAGATGAGCTTGCAAATAGACTTGCACGTACATCACTGAAAAAAGGGGAGACGGTTGCGCTTTTGATGAACAATCATCCTCAAATGGTGATGCTTGTTCATGCTTGTTTTTTATTAGGATTAAAAATCGTGCTATTGAACAATAAGTTAACAAAAACTGAAAGACTCTATCAGCTTGTAGATTCAAAAGCCAAGGTTTTATTAACAGAACCTGTTTATGCGAAGGATCATGATGGTGATTTACCTGTTTATACAATGGAAACTTTACCTGAAGCTGATCAAGATCATGAAAAGAAAATCGAGAAAGACTTTGATTTGAATGAAACAGCGACCATCATGTATACATCTGGAACGACAGGGCGTCCAAAAGGGGTGGAGCAAACGTTTGGCAATCATTTTCATAGTGCTGTTTCCTCTGCACTGAATGTAGGCATCAGAGAGAACGACCGCTGGCTCATTGCGCTGCCCCTTTTTCATATAAGCGGCTTATCAGCTCTATTTAAATCTGTTATATATGGCATGACCGTCGTGCTTCATCAAAAATTTGACGTTGATGAAATAAAGGATTCAATTGAACAGCATCGTGTGACAATGATATCAGTTGTTCAAACGATGTTATCCCGTTTATTAAGCAGGCTAGAAGAATGTCCGTCTTCTTTACGCTGTCTTTTATTAGGCGGAGGACCTGCGCCGTATGCAATGCTTCAAGAGAGCAAAGAGAAGGGCTTTCCTGTGTTTCAATCGTACGGTATGACGGAAACCTGCTCACAAATTGTGACACTTGCGCCTGAATTTAGTGTAGAAAAGCTTGGATCTGCGGGAAAACCTCTATTTGGATGTGAACTGAAGATTCAAAGTGGAGAACGCACTTGTCGACCTTTTGAGCATGGTGAAATTATGGTCAAAGGTGCAAATGTAATGAAAGGTTACCTTCACCGTGAAGAAGAAACCGCTGCCGTTTTTGATCAAGACTGGCTGAAAACAGGGGATATTGGCTATGTGGATGAGGAAGGGTTTTTATTTGTGCTCGACCGACGTTCAGATTTAATTATTTCTGGTGGAGAGAATATTTATCCTGCGGAAATTGAAGCGGTTCTCTTAACACATCCGTATGTAAAAGAAGCCGGAGTGACGGGTATATATGATGATAGATGGGGAGAGGTACCTGCTGCCTTTCTTGTGACAGACCATAAGATACCTGAGAATGAGCTCTATGCTTTATGTCAGTCGCATTTAGCCAAGTATAAATGGCCAGCTGCTTTTCACTTTGTGGACGAGCTGCCAAGAAATGCGTCGAATAAATTGCAGAGGCACAGACTCAGGATCAAAGGGGTTTTTTTAGATGATTCAAATTGA
- the menB gene encoding 1,4-dihydroxy-2-naphthoyl-CoA synthase codes for MAIEWQTERQYDEILYETYHGIAKITINRPHVHNAFTPKTVSELIDAFSRARDNSDVGVIVLAGAGGKAFCSGGDQKVRGHGGYVGDDQIPRLNVLDLQRLIRVIPKPVIAMVAGYAIGGGHVLHIVCDLTIAADNAIFGQTGPKVGSFDAGYGSGYLARIVGHKKAREIWYLCRQYNAQEALDMGLVNTVVPLEQLEEETVKWCGEMLEKSPTALRFLKAAFNADTDGLAGIQQFAGDATLLYYTTDEAKEGRDSFKEKRKPDFGQFPRFP; via the coding sequence ATGGCTATTGAATGGCAAACTGAGCGTCAGTATGACGAAATTTTATATGAAACGTATCATGGGATTGCAAAGATCACCATTAACCGTCCACATGTACATAACGCGTTTACACCAAAGACCGTCAGTGAATTAATTGATGCATTTTCACGCGCTCGTGATAATTCTGATGTTGGTGTGATCGTACTTGCAGGTGCTGGAGGTAAAGCATTCTGTTCTGGTGGAGACCAAAAAGTACGCGGCCATGGCGGCTATGTAGGAGACGATCAAATTCCGCGTCTAAACGTATTAGACTTACAGCGTTTGATTCGTGTCATTCCAAAACCAGTCATTGCGATGGTTGCAGGTTATGCGATTGGCGGGGGACATGTTCTTCATATCGTTTGTGATCTGACAATTGCAGCAGACAATGCCATTTTTGGACAAACAGGACCAAAAGTAGGCAGCTTTGATGCTGGTTATGGCTCAGGCTATCTTGCACGTATTGTTGGTCATAAGAAAGCGAGAGAAATCTGGTACTTATGCCGTCAATACAATGCACAAGAAGCGCTTGATATGGGACTTGTCAACACAGTTGTACCATTAGAGCAGCTTGAAGAAGAAACAGTGAAGTGGTGTGGGGAAATGCTAGAAAAGAGCCCGACTGCTTTACGATTCTTGAAGGCTGCATTTAATGCAGATACGGATGGATTAGCTGGGATTCAGCAATTTGCAGGGGATGCGACACTTCTTTATTACACAACAGATGAAGCAAAAGAAGGACGCGATTCCTTTAAGGAAAAACGCAAGCCGGACTTCGGTCAGTTCCCGCGTTTCCCTTGA
- the menH gene encoding 2-succinyl-6-hydroxy-2,4-cyclohexadiene-1-carboxylate synthase has translation MPSLIIRMRDGVAYEVVDQNPSAENATLCLHGFTGSAASWQFLNAYMENTRLIQVSLLGHGRTDSPESVRRYAMSQQLADLAEILNQLKLHKVNILGYSMGGRIALSFASRYPERVNKLILESTSPGIHSFKERMTRLKQDHQLAQKIRHEGLTQFVDFWENIPLFASQKSLSAGRLAQLREGRLKSNPLGLARSLEGIGTGSQPSMWQALKHIKLPVLFICGTLDEKFCHIAKRMQQELEGSQLTLAEHVGHTVHVEQPHFFGKIVSEFILAQD, from the coding sequence ATGCCTTCTCTCATAATACGAATGCGTGATGGTGTGGCGTATGAGGTGGTGGATCAAAACCCATCGGCTGAGAATGCCACGTTATGCTTACACGGTTTCACAGGGAGTGCAGCCTCTTGGCAGTTCTTGAATGCCTATATGGAGAATACAAGATTGATTCAGGTCAGCTTGCTTGGTCATGGCCGCACGGACTCGCCAGAAAGCGTGAGAAGATATGCGATGTCGCAGCAGCTGGCGGATCTTGCAGAGATTTTAAATCAATTAAAGCTTCACAAAGTGAATATTCTCGGATATTCTATGGGAGGGCGTATTGCTTTATCATTTGCCTCCCGTTATCCAGAACGTGTAAACAAACTGATTCTTGAGAGTACTTCTCCAGGAATTCACTCTTTCAAGGAGCGGATGACAAGGCTAAAGCAGGATCATCAGCTGGCTCAAAAGATTAGACATGAAGGCTTAACTCAGTTTGTGGATTTTTGGGAGAACATTCCGCTGTTTGCTTCGCAGAAATCCTTATCAGCGGGCAGGCTGGCTCAACTGAGAGAGGGAAGGCTAAAATCCAATCCCCTTGGGCTAGCTCGCAGCCTAGAAGGCATAGGAACAGGTTCACAGCCGTCTATGTGGCAGGCACTAAAGCATATCAAACTGCCTGTTTTGTTCATATGCGGAACGCTTGATGAAAAGTTCTGTCATATCGCCAAACGTATGCAGCAGGAGCTTGAAGGCAGTCAATTAACATTGGCAGAGCATGTAGGGCATACAGTTCATGTGGAACAGCCACATTTTTTTGGTAAAATAGTAAGTGAGTTTATTTTAGCGCAAGATTAA
- the menD gene encoding 2-succinyl-5-enolpyruvyl-6-hydroxy-3-cyclohexene-1-carboxylic-acid synthase, which produces MNNHIMTTYIGRLMDEFVQGGVKEAVVCPGSRSTPLAMLALAHQDIHVHVLVDERSAAFYALGLAKASQKPVLLICTSGTAAANFYPAIVEAHYSRVPLIVLTADRPHELREVGAPQAIDQQFLFGKFVKWFTDLALPEKSQTMLRYVQTAAARASHISKQEPKGPVQVNVPLREPLVPDLSIDPFHREAKETKKVLAAGQAFPNDHVMSELVSILNQSTRGLIVAGELHTKEEQEAVLRLSKAFHFPILADPLSHLRNGHENEGLIIDAYDSLLKDGALQQHLLPDMVIRFGPMPVSKTLFKWLEKHAEVKQIVVDAGGGFRDPGLSASYVIESHVATFVGEVLNRADQREDTNYLNCWQRVNSSFRTHAAQYSDEDLAFEGNVYRQLQHLLPKESVLFIGNSMPIRDVDTFFETQSTPFRMMANRGANGIDGVVSTALGTYAALKQPITLVIGDLSFYHDMNGLLAAKLMEIPLTVVLLNNDGGGIFSFLPQASDEPYYEKLFGTPTGLNFEYASKLYGGTYSKPTTKQELHDVYMTHIHEPGLHLIEIETDRHSRVAKHRQMMDEILGEVKKECLLS; this is translated from the coding sequence TTGAATAATCACATCATGACAACATATATTGGCAGATTGATGGATGAATTTGTACAAGGTGGTGTGAAGGAGGCGGTTGTCTGTCCTGGTTCCCGTTCAACCCCGCTTGCGATGCTGGCTCTTGCCCATCAAGACATCCATGTCCATGTGTTAGTGGACGAACGGTCTGCTGCTTTTTATGCGCTGGGTCTTGCGAAAGCGAGTCAAAAACCAGTGCTGCTCATTTGTACATCAGGTACGGCAGCTGCTAACTTTTACCCAGCCATTGTAGAGGCTCATTATTCCCGGGTACCACTCATTGTTTTAACTGCTGATCGGCCGCACGAATTGAGGGAAGTTGGGGCTCCTCAAGCGATTGATCAGCAATTCTTATTCGGTAAGTTTGTTAAATGGTTCACAGACTTAGCATTGCCTGAAAAAAGTCAAACGATGCTGCGGTATGTACAGACTGCTGCCGCTAGAGCAAGTCACATCTCAAAGCAGGAGCCTAAAGGACCTGTTCAGGTCAATGTGCCACTGAGAGAACCATTGGTACCTGATCTGTCCATTGATCCTTTTCATAGAGAAGCAAAAGAAACGAAAAAAGTATTAGCAGCAGGTCAGGCTTTCCCAAACGATCATGTCATGTCTGAATTAGTGTCAATTCTGAACCAATCCACAAGAGGGCTGATTGTTGCTGGTGAACTTCATACGAAGGAAGAGCAAGAGGCAGTGTTACGTCTTTCGAAAGCCTTTCATTTTCCCATTTTAGCTGACCCGCTTTCTCATTTACGAAATGGGCATGAAAATGAAGGGTTGATTATCGATGCGTATGACTCTTTATTGAAAGATGGAGCATTACAGCAGCATCTATTGCCTGATATGGTGATTCGTTTTGGACCGATGCCTGTGTCTAAGACTTTATTCAAGTGGTTGGAAAAGCATGCAGAAGTGAAGCAGATTGTGGTAGATGCTGGCGGAGGTTTTCGTGATCCTGGATTAAGTGCATCATACGTGATTGAAAGTCATGTGGCTACTTTTGTAGGTGAAGTCTTAAATAGAGCGGATCAACGAGAGGATACAAATTACTTAAACTGCTGGCAACGTGTCAATTCTTCTTTTAGAACGCATGCAGCCCAATATTCTGATGAGGACCTGGCATTCGAGGGAAATGTGTATCGTCAGCTTCAGCACCTCTTGCCAAAGGAGAGTGTGCTTTTTATCGGAAATAGTATGCCGATTCGTGATGTGGATACATTTTTTGAAACTCAGTCGACACCTTTTCGTATGATGGCGAATCGCGGGGCAAATGGTATTGACGGCGTTGTGTCCACAGCACTTGGAACGTATGCGGCTTTGAAACAACCGATCACCCTGGTCATTGGAGACTTGTCTTTTTACCATGATATGAATGGGCTTCTTGCCGCTAAGCTGATGGAAATTCCACTGACGGTTGTTTTGTTAAACAATGATGGCGGAGGAATCTTTTCTTTCCTTCCGCAGGCATCTGATGAACCGTATTATGAGAAACTCTTCGGTACGCCGACTGGGCTGAATTTTGAGTATGCATCGAAGCTGTATGGGGGAACCTATTCGAAGCCAACAACGAAGCAAGAATTACACGATGTGTACATGACGCATATACATGAGCCTGGCCTTCATTTAATCGAAATTGAAACAGACCGGCATTCCCGTGTAGCCAAGCACCGCCAGATGATGGATGAGATTTTAGGAGAAGTGAAAAAAGAATGCCTTCTCTCATAA